The Drosophila bipectinata strain 14024-0381.07 chromosome 2L, DbipHiC1v2, whole genome shotgun sequence genome has a segment encoding these proteins:
- the Mhc gene encoding myosin heavy chain, muscle isoform X11, whose product MPKPAPNLEDEDPTPYLFVSLEQRRIDQSKPYDSKKNCWIPDEKEGYLLGEIKATKGDIVSVGLPGGETRDLKKDLLQQVNPPKYEKAEDMSNLTYLNDASVLHNLRQRYYNKLIYTYSGLFCVAINPYKRYPVYTNRCAKMYRGKRRNEVPPHIFAISDGAYVDMLTNHVNQSMLITGESGAGKTENTKKVIAYFATVGASTKKDESQKNKGSLEDQVVQTNPVLEAFGNAKTVRNDNSSRFGKFIRIHFGPTGKLAGADIETYLLEKARVISQQSLERSYHIFYQIMSGSVAGVKEYCLLSNNIYDYRIVSQGKTTIPSVNDGEEWVAVDQAFDILGFTKQEKEDVYRITAAVMHMGGMKFKQRGREEQAEQDGEEEGGRVSKLFGCDTAELYKNLLKPRIKVGNEFVTQGRNVQQVTNSIGALCKGVFDRLFKWLVKKCNETLDTQQKRQHFIGVLDIAGFEIFDYNGFEQLCINFTNEKLQQFFNHHMFVLEQEEYKREGIDWAFIDFGMDLLACIDLIEKPMGILSILEEESMFPKATDQTFSEKLTNTHLGKSAPFQKPKPPKPGQQAAHFAIGHYAGVVAYNITGWLEKNKDPLNDTVVDQFKKSQNKLLIEIFADHAGQSGGGEQAKGGRGKKGGGFATVSSAYKEQLNSLMTTLRSTQPHFVRCIIPNEMKQPGLVDAHLVMHQLTCNGVLEGIRICRKGFPNRMVYPDFKMRYQILNPKGIKGIEDPKKCTKVLIESTELAEDQYRLGNTKVFFRAGVLGQMEEFRDERLGKIMSWMQAWARGYLSRKGFKKLQEQRVALKVVQRNLRKYLQLRTWPWYKLWQKVKPLLNVSRIEDEIARLEEKAKKAEELHAAEVKVRKELEALNAKLLAEKTALLDSLSGEKGQLQDFQERNAKLTAQKNDLENQLRDIQERLTQEEDARNQLFQQKKKADQEISGLKKDIEDLELNIQKAEQDKATKDHQIRNLNDEIAHQDELINKLNKEKKMQGESNQKTGEELQAAEDKINHLNKVKAKLEQTLDELEDSLEREKKVRGDVEKSKRKVEGDLKLTQEAVADLERNKKELEQTIQRKDKELSSITAKLEDEQVVVGKHQRQIKELQARIEELEEEVEAERQARAKAEKQRADLARELEELGERLEEAGGATSAQIELNKKREAELSKLRRDLEEANIQHESTLANLRKKHNDAVAEMAEQVDQLNKLKAKAEKEKNEYYGQLNDLRAGVDHITNEKAAQEKIAKQLQHTLNEVQSKLDETNRTLNDFDASKKKLSIENSDLLRQLEEAESQVSQLSKIKISLTTQLEDTKRLADEESRERATLLGKFRNLEHDLDNLREQVEEEAEGKADLQRQLSKANAEAQVWRSKYESDGVARSEELEEAKRKLQARLAEAEETIESLNQKCIGLEKTKQRLSTEVEDLQLEVDRANAIANAAEKKQKAFDKIIGEWKLKVDDLAAELDASQKECRNYSTELFRLKGAYEEGQEQLEAVRRENKNLADEVKDLLDQIGEGGRNIHEIEKARKRLEAEKDELQAALEEAEAALEQEENKVLRAQLELSQVRQEIDRRIQEKEEEFENTRKNHQRALDSMQASLEAEAKGKAEALRMKKKLEADINELEIALDHANKANAEAQKNIKRYQQQLKDIQTALEEEQRARDDAREQLGISERRANALQNELEESRTLLEQADRGRRQAEQELADAHEQLNEVSAQNASISAAKRKLESELQTLHSDLDELLNEAKNSEEKAKKAMVDAARLADELRAEQDHAQTQEKLRKALEQQIKELQVRLDEAEANALKGGKKAIQKLEQRVRELENELDGEQRRHADAQKNLRKSERRIKELSFQSEEDRKNHERMQDLVDKLQQKIKTYKRQIEEAEEIAALNLAKFRKAQQELEEAEERADLAEQAISKFRAKGRAGSVGRGASPAPRATSVRPQFDGLAFPPRFDLAPENEF is encoded by the exons ATGCCGAAGCCAGCTCCAAATCTTGAGGATGAGGATCCCACCCCATACCTGTTCGTGTCTCTGGAACAGAGACGTATCGATCAATCGAAACCCTATGATTCGAAGAAGAACTGTTGGATCCCCGACGAGAAGGAGGGTTATCTCCTTGGTGAGATCAAGGCCACCAAGGGCGATATCGTCTCCGTCGGCTTGCCTGGTGGAGAG acacGAGACCTCAAGAAAGATCTGCTCCAGCAAGTGAACCCTCCAAAATACGAAAAAGCTGAGGATATGTCCAACTTGACATACCTTAACGATGCCTCTGTGCTCCATAACTTGAGACAGAGATACTACAACAAGCTCATCTAC ACCTACTCTGGTCTTTTCTGCGTTGCCATCAATCCTTACAAGCGCTACCCCGTATATACCAACCGTTGCGCTAAGATGTACCGTGGCAAGCGCCGTAATGAGGTGCCACCCCACATTTTCGCCATCTCTGACGGTGCCTACGTCGACATGTTGACCAACCACGTGAATCAATCTATGTTGATCACCGGTGAGTCTGGTGCCGGAAAGACTGAGAACACCAAGAAGGTCATTGCGTACTTCGCCACTGTTGGCGCTTCCACCAAGAAGGATGAGTCGCAGAAGAACAAGGGTTCCCTGGAAGATCAGGTTGTGCAGACTAACCCTGTGCTTGAGGCTTTCGGTAATGCCAAGACCGTGCGTAACGATAACTCTTCTCGTTTC GGTAAATTCATCCGTATCCACTTCGGACCTACTGGTAAACTGGCTGGTGCTGATATTGAGACCT ATCTGCTGGAGAAGGCCCGTGTCATCTCCCAGCAGTCCCTGGAGCGTTCCTACCACATCTTCTACCAGATCATGTCTGGCTCCGTTGCCGGTGTTAAAG agtacTGTCTACTTTCGAACAACATTTACGATTATCGCATTGTCTCACAAGGCAAAACGACCATACCGAGCGTCAACGATGGCGAGGAATGGGTCGCCGTGGAT CAAGCCTTCGACATTCTGGGCTTCACCAAGCAGGAGAAGGAGGATGTGTACAGGATCACCGCCGCTGTCATGCACATGGGTGGCATGAAGTTCAAGCAACGTGGTCGCGAGGAGCAGGCTGAGCAGGACGGTGAGGAGGAGGGTGGCCGTGTGTCCAAGCTGTTCGGCTGCGACACCGCTGAGCTGTACAAGAACTTGCTCAAGCCCCGCATCAAGGTCGGTAACGAGTTCGTCACCCAGGGCCGTAACGTCCAGCAGGTCACCAACTCGATCGgtgccctctgcaagggtgtcTTCGATCGTCTGTTCAAGTGGCTGGTCAAGAAGTGTAACGAGACTCTGGATACCCAGCAGAAGCGTCAGCACTTCATTGGTGTACTGGATATTGCTGGTTTTGAAATCTTCGAC TACAACGGTTTCGAGCAACTGTGTATTAACTTCACCAACGAGAAGTTGCAACAATTCTTCAACCATCACATGTTCGTTTTGGAGCAAGAAGAATACAAGAGGGAAGGTATCGATTGGGCCTTCATCGATTTCGGTATGGACTTGTTGGCCTGTATCGATCTGATTGAAAAG CCTATGGGTATCCTGTCCATCCTTGAAGAAGAGTCTATGTTCCCCAAGGCCACCGATCAGACCTTCTCGGAGAAGCTGACCAACACCCATTTGGGCAAGTCGGCTCCATTCCAGAAGCCCAAGCCCCCAAAGCCCGGCCAGCAGGCTGCCCACTTTGCCATCGGCCATTATGCTGGTGTTGTGGCCTACAACATCACCGGTTGGTTGGAGAAGAACAAGGATCCTCTGAACGACACTGTTGTCGACCAGTTCAAGAAGTCGCAGAACAAGCTGCTGATCGAAATCTTCGCCGATCACGCCGGACAGTCGGGCGGCGGTGAACAGGCCAAGGGAGGTCGTGGCAAGAAGGGCGGTGGCTTCGCCACTGTGTCCTCTGCCTACAAGGAGCAGTTGAACAGCTTGATGACCACTCTGCGCTCCACCCAGCCTCACTTCGTCCGTTGCATCATTCCCAACGAGATGAAGCAGCCTGGACTTGTTGATGCCCACTTGGTCATGCACCAGCTGACCTGTAACGGTGTGCTTGAAGGTATCCGTATTTGCCGTAAGGGCTTCCCCAACAGGATGGTCTACCCTGACTTCAAGATGCG CTACCAAATCCTGAACCCCAAGGGTATCAAGGGTATTGAGGATCCCAAGAAATGCACGAAGGTCCTCATCGAATCGACCGAGTTGGCCGAAGATCAGTACCGTTTGGGTAACACAAAG GTGTTCTTCCGCGCCGGTGTCCTGGGTCAGATGGAGGAGTTCCGTGATGAGCGTCTGGGCAAGATCATGTCCTGGATGCAGGCCTGGGCCCGTGGTTACCTGTCCCGTAAGGGCTTCAAGAAGCTCCAGGAACAGCGCGTCGCCCTCAAGGTTGTCCAGCGCAATCTGCGCAAATACCTGCAGCTCCGCACCTGGCCATGGTACAAACTGTGGCAGAAGGTCAAGCCCCTCCTCAACGTCAGCCGTATCGAGGATGAGATTGCC CGTCTGGAGGAGAAGGCCAAGAAGGCTGAGGAACTGCATGCCGCTGAAGTGAAAGTACGCAAGGAGCTGGAGGCCCTCAACGCCAAGCTGTTGGCTGAGAAGACCGCCCTGCTGGACTCTCTGTCCGGTGAGAAGGGTCAGCTGCAGGACTTCCAGGAGCGCAACGCCAAGTTGACCGCCCAGAAGAACGACCTCGAGAACCAGCTGCGC GACATCCAAGAGCGCCTGACTCAGGAGGAAGATGCCCGCAACCAGCTGTTCCAGCAGAAGAAGAAGGCCGACCAGGAGATCTCTGGCCTGAAGAAGGACATCGAGGATCTGGAGCTGAACATCCAGAAGGCCGAGCAGGACAAGGCCACCAAGGATCACCAGATCCGCAACTTGAACGACGAGATCGCCCACCAGGATGAGCTCATCAACAAGCTGAACAAGGAGAAGAAGATGCAGGGCGAGTCCAACCAGAAGACTGGTGAGGAACTGCAGGCCGCCGAGGACAAGATCAACCACTTGAACAAGGTTAAGGCCAAGCTCGAGCAGACCCTCGACGAGCTCGAGGACTCTCTGGAGCGCGAGAAGAAGGTGCGCGGCGATGTTGAGAAGTCCAAGCGCAAGGTTGAGGGCGACCTCAAGCTCACCCAGGAGGCTGTTGCCGATCTAGAGCGCAACAAGAAGGAACTGGAGCAGACCATCCAGCGCAAGGACAAGGAGCTATCCTCCATCACCGCCAAGCTCGAGGATGAGCAGGTCGTGGTTGGCAAGCACCAGCGCCAGATCAAGGAACTGCAGGCCCGCATTGAGGAGCTCGAGGAGGAGGTCGAGGCTGAGCGCCAGGCCCGCGCCAAGGCTGAGAAGCAGCGCGCCGATCTGGCCCGCGAGCTTGAGGAATTGGGCGAGCGTCTGGAGGAGGCTGGCGGTGCCACCTCTGCCCAGATTGAGCTCAACAAGAAGCGTGAGGCTGAGCTCAGCAAGCTCCGTCGCGATCTTGAGGAGGCCAACATCCAGCACGAGTCCACCCTGGCTAACCTGCGCAAGAAGCACAACGATGCCGTCGCCGAGATGGCCGAGCAGGTTGATCAGCTCAACAAGCTGAAGGCTAA GGCTGAGAAGGAGAAGAACGAGTACTACGGCCAGTTGAACGATCTGCGTGCCGGTGTCGACCACATTACCAACGAGAAG gcTGCCCAGGAGAAGATCGCCAAGCAGCTGCAGCACACCCTCAACGAAGTCCAGTCCAAATTGGATGAGACCAACAGGACTCTGAACGACTTCGATGCCAGCAAGAAGAAGCTGTCCATTGAGAACTCCGATCTGCTCCGCCAGCTGGAGGAGGCCGAGTCCCAGGTGTCTCAGCTGTCCAAGATCAAGATCTCCCTGACCACCCAGCTTGAGGATACCAAGCGTCTGGCCGATGAGGAGTCCCGCGAGCGCGCCACCCTTCTGGGCAAGTTCCGCAACCTGGAGCACGACCTGGACAACCTGCGCGAACAGGTTGAGGAGGAGGCTGAGGGCAAGGCTGATCTGCAGCGCCAGCTCAGCAAGGCCAACGCCGAGGCCCAGGTCTGGCGTAGCAAGTACGAGTCCGATGGTGTTGCCCGCTCtgaggagctggaggaggcCAAGAGGAAGCTGCAGGCCCGTCTCGCCGAGGCTGAGGAGACCATTGAGTCCCTCAACCAGAAGTGCATCGGCCTGGAGAAGACCAAGCAGCGCCTGTCCACCGAAGTGGAGGATCTGCAGCTGGAGGTCGACCGTGCCAACGCCATTGCCAACGCTGCCGAGAAGAAGCAGAAGGCCTTCGACAAGATCATCGGCGAGTGGAAGCTCAAGGTCGATGATTTGGCCGCTGAGCTGGATGCCTCCCAGAAGGAGTGCCGCAACTACTCCACCGAGCTGTTCCGTCTGAAGGGTGCCTACGAGGAGGGCCAGGAGCAGCTGGAGGCTGTGCGTCGTGAGAACAAGAACTTGGCTGATGAGGTCAAGGATCTGCTCGACCAGATCGGTGAGGGTGGCCGCAACATCCATGAGATCGAGAAGGCCCGCAAGCGCCTGGAGGCTGAGAAGGACGAGCTCCAGGCCGCCCTTGAGGAGGCTGAGGCTGCTCTTGAGCAGGAGGAGAACAAGGTGCTGCGCGCCCAGCTGGAGCTGTCCCAGGTCCGCCAGGAAATCGACCGCCGCATCCAGGAGAAGGAAGAGGAGTTCGAGAACACCCGCAAGAACCACCAGCGCGCCCTCGACTCCATGCAGGCTTCCCTTGAGGCTGAGGCCAAGGGCAAGGCTGAGGCCCTGCGCATGAAGAAGAAGCTGGAGGCTGACATCAACGAGCTGGAGATTGCTCTGGATCATGCCAACAAG GCTAACGCCGAGGCCCAGAAGAACATCAAGCGTTACCAGCAACAGCTTAAGGACATCCAGACCGCCCTCGAGGAGGAGCAGCGCGCCCGCGACGATGCCCGCGAACAGCTGGGTATCTCCGAGCGTCGTGCCAACGCCCTCCAGAACGAACTGGAGGAGTCGCGCACTCTGTTGGAGCAGGCCGACCGTGGCCGTCGCCAGGCCGAGCAGGAACTGGCCGATGCCCACGAGCAGTTGAACGAGGTTTCCGCCCAGAACGCCTCCATCTCCGCTGCCAAGAGGAAGCTGGAGTCTGAGCTGCAGACCCTGCACTCCGACCTGGACGAACTCTTGAACGAGGCCAAGAACTCCGAGGAGAAGGCCAAGAAGGCTATGGTTGATGCCGCCCGCCTGGCTGATGAGCTCCGCGCTGAGCAGGATCATGCCCAGACCCAGGAGAAATTGAGGAAGGCTTTGGAGCAGCAGATCAAGGAGCTCCAGGTCCGTCTCGACGAGGCCGAGGCCAACGCCCTCAAGGGAGGCAAGAAGGCCATCCAGAAGCTGGAGCAGCGCGTCCGCGAGCTCGAGAACGAGCTGGATGGTGAGCAGAGGCGACATGCCGATGCCCAGAAGAACTTGCGCAAGTCTGAGCGCCGCATCAAGGAGCTGAGCTTCCAGTCTGAGGAGGACCGCAAGAACCACGAACGCATGCAGGATCTGGTCGACAAGCTGCAACAGAAGATCAAGACATACAAGAGGCAGATCGAGGAGGCTGAGGAAATCGCTGCCCTCAACTTGGCCAAATTCCGCAAGGCTcagcaggagctggaggaggcTGAGGAGCGTGCCGATCTGGCCGAGCAGGCCATCAGCAAATTCCGCGCCAAGGGACGTGCCGGTTCTGTCGGTCGTGGTGCCAGCCCAGCG CCCCGTGCGACGTCCGTCAGGCCACAATTCGACGGATTGGCCTTCCCACCAAGATTCGACCTTGCTCCTGAAAACGAATTCTAA